The proteins below come from a single Corylus avellana chromosome ca3, CavTom2PMs-1.0 genomic window:
- the LOC132176634 gene encoding auxin-responsive protein SAUR78: MKKMNMILRKCKSLSRQLGRSSSYSSLRSKSARGDLWEDHHHHHHHHHHHETIFVGSTRKRYVISSNHLRHPLICALIDRTNQKAGDDDVLVVNCEVVLFDHLLWMLENVDPNLGSESLQELADLYVS; the protein is encoded by the coding sequence atgaagaagatgaatatgATACTGAGGAAGTGCAAGAGCCTGTCAAGGCAACTGGGGAGATCTTCATCATATAGCAGCCTAAGATCCAAATCCGCAAGGGGAGATTTATGGGAagatcatcaccatcatcaccatcatcatcatcatcatgaaaCTATATTTGTGGGAAGCACCAGAAAGCGGTACGTGATTAGCTCCAACCACCTAAGACATCCTCTTATATGTGCTCTCATCGACAGGACAAACCAGAAGGCAGGGGACGATGATGTCTTGGTTGTCAACTGTGAGGTGGTTCTCTTCGACCATCTCTTGTGGATGCTTGAGAATGTCGACCCAAATCTTGGCTCAGAGTCCTTACAGGAACTGGCTGACCTTTATGTTTCTTGA